A single region of the Panthera tigris isolate Pti1 chromosome B1, P.tigris_Pti1_mat1.1, whole genome shotgun sequence genome encodes:
- the IDO1 gene encoding indoleamine 2,3-dioxygenase 1, which produces MSHNRILPTKNSWKNLKEYHIDEEVGFVLPTPQEELPYPYDQWISIAKNLPELIEKNELRKEVEKLKMFSIDDLKDHKSQRLAHLVLGYITMAYVWNQGGEDVCEVLPKNIAVPYCELSKKLDLPPILVYADCVLANWKKKDPNGPMTYENMDILFSFPGGDCGKGFFLVSLLVEIAAASAIKVIPDLLNAVKCEDHNTLQRALRYIASCLQQAQEEFKQIHEYVDPNTFFNVLRIYLSGWKGNPLLPEGLKYEGVWETPKKFAGGSAAQSSVFQCFDVLLGIQQSSGEESSFKFLQEMREYMPLAHRKFLQSLESAPSVREFVISKGDAKLKADYNECVKAMADLRKYHLKIVAKYIVIPSRNKHKTNSTSEETSEPENKGTGGTSVMTFLKSVRNTTEKFLLNVD; this is translated from the exons ATGTCACACAATAGGATATTGCCTACAAAAAATTCttggaaaaatttgaaagaataccATATAGATGAAGAGGTGGGCTTCGTTCTGCCAACTCCACAG gagGAACTACCTTACCCTTATGATCAATGGATTTCCATTGCTAAAAACCTGCCTGAACTTATTGAGAAAAATGAACTACGTAAAGAAGTTGAGAAG TTAAAAATGTTCAGTATTGATGACCTCAAAGACCACAAGTCACAGCGCCTTGCACATCTGGTCCTGGGGTATATCACCATGGCATATGTGTGGAACCAAGGGGGTGAAGATGTTTGTGAG GTCTTGCCAAAGAATATTGCTGTTCCTTACTGTGAACTGTCTAAGAAGCTGGATCTGCCTCCTATTCTGGTTTATGCAGATTGTGTCTtggcaaactggaagaaaaaggaTCCCAATGG GCCCATGACTTATGA GAACATGGACATTCTGTTTTCGTTTCCTGGTGGAGACTGCGGTAAAGGATTTTTCCTGGTTTCTCTGTTGGTGGAAATAGCAGCGGCTTCTGCAATCAAA gtaattccTGATTTATTGAATGCAGTAAAATGTGAGGACCACAATACTCTGCAAAGGGCACTGCGTTACATAGCTTCTTGTCTGCAACAAGCCCAGGAAGAGTTTAAACAAATTCATG AATATGTGGATCCAAACACATTTTTCAATGTTCTTCGCATATACTTGTCTGG CTGGAAAGGCAACCCCCTGCTGCCAGAGGGTCTGAAGTATGAAGGTGTCTGGGAAACCCCAAAGAAGTTTGCAGGGGGTAGTGCAGCCCAAAGCAGCGTCTTCCAGTGCTTTGATGTTCTTCTGGGCATCCAGCAGAGTTCTGGTGAAG AATCTTCTTTCAAATTCCTTCaggaaatgagagaatatatGCCATTAGCTCACCGGAAATTTCTCCAGTCATTAGAGTCAGCCCCCTCAGTCCGTGAGTTTGTTATTTCAAAAGGTGATGCTAAACTGAAGGCAGATTATAATGAATGCGTGAAAGCTATGGCTGACCTGAGAAAATACCATTTGAAAATAGTAGCCAAGTACATCGTGATTCCTTCAAGGAACAAGCACAAGACAAACTCAACATCTGAAGAAACATCAGAAccagaaaataaaggaactgGAGGCACTAGTGTCATGACTTTCCTGAAGAGTGTTAGAAATACAACTGAGAAATTCCTGCTGAACGTTGACTAA